Proteins from a genomic interval of Brachybacterium vulturis:
- a CDS encoding aldo/keto reductase — protein sequence MSTLSTPFRWAVLGPGGIARRFASQLSSSQDGVLVAVGSSSAERAKAFAEEFPLDGPALIGDYAQVLASDQVDAVYISTVHTGHARLAALALEAGKHVLCEKPLTPNSGTTMALIDLAARSGKVLLEAFMYRFHPQTVRVLELVAERAIGEITHVDASFSFDTGARSGRLFDLRTAGGGILDVGCYPMSFARFVAGAAQGRAAAEPATITGSGTLGETGVDEWATAELTFPGGITASLRTGVRLADPQSATITGTRGVIRLSDPWGLGEETCIELDVVGEQPRRIEIPAAPAYALEADALARAARDGGGVPELTGENSWGQARALDQWREQIGLRYPFEADDADIPTLTGRPLAPGGVQAGPAMTYGRIPGVDKRVSRLVMGCDNQMNLAHASAMFDAYVEIGGTTFDTAYVYGGGHIEKLFGQWVRNRGAREDVVVITKGAHTPHCDPASITRQLEESLERQGTDYADLYMMHRDNPEVPVGEFVDVMDEHLRAGRIRAYGGSNWTPERVDEANAYAKANGRTGFTILSNHFGLAEALDVPWAGCVHAADAQSKAWLEERGIALLPWSSQARGFFTGRAHPEDRSDAELVRCYYSDDNFERLARAEELGRERGVPATAIALAFVLHQKFPTFALFGPRSIAEMRSSTLGLGVELTEGELAWLDLRAPAR from the coding sequence ATGAGCACTCTCTCCACCCCGTTCCGCTGGGCAGTCCTCGGGCCCGGCGGGATCGCCCGGCGCTTCGCCTCGCAGCTGTCCTCCTCGCAGGACGGTGTGCTGGTGGCCGTCGGCAGCAGCTCTGCCGAGCGGGCGAAGGCCTTCGCGGAGGAGTTCCCCCTGGACGGACCGGCGCTGATCGGCGACTACGCGCAGGTGCTCGCGAGCGACCAGGTCGATGCCGTCTACATCTCCACCGTCCACACCGGACATGCGCGCCTGGCCGCGCTGGCCCTCGAGGCGGGCAAGCACGTGCTGTGCGAGAAGCCGCTGACCCCGAACTCCGGCACCACCATGGCGCTGATCGACCTCGCCGCCCGCAGCGGGAAGGTCCTGCTCGAGGCCTTTATGTACCGCTTCCATCCCCAGACCGTCCGGGTCCTGGAGCTGGTGGCCGAGCGGGCGATCGGCGAGATCACGCACGTGGACGCCTCCTTCTCCTTCGATACCGGCGCTCGCAGCGGCCGCCTGTTCGACCTGAGGACCGCTGGGGGCGGCATCCTGGACGTGGGCTGCTACCCGATGTCCTTCGCCCGCTTCGTCGCCGGCGCCGCCCAGGGCCGCGCCGCCGCCGAGCCGGCCACGATCACCGGCAGCGGCACCCTGGGGGAGACGGGCGTGGACGAATGGGCCACCGCGGAGCTCACCTTCCCCGGCGGGATCACGGCGAGCCTGCGCACGGGCGTGCGCCTGGCGGACCCGCAGTCCGCGACGATCACCGGGACCCGCGGTGTGATCCGCCTCAGTGATCCATGGGGACTGGGGGAGGAGACCTGCATCGAGCTGGATGTCGTGGGTGAGCAGCCCCGACGGATCGAGATCCCTGCGGCCCCTGCCTACGCTCTGGAGGCCGACGCCCTCGCCCGCGCCGCCCGTGACGGCGGTGGCGTTCCCGAGCTCACCGGTGAGAACTCCTGGGGGCAGGCGCGCGCACTGGATCAGTGGCGAGAGCAGATCGGTCTGCGCTACCCCTTCGAGGCCGACGATGCGGACATCCCCACCCTGACCGGCCGGCCCCTGGCCCCCGGCGGTGTGCAGGCCGGACCGGCCATGACCTACGGGCGCATCCCCGGGGTCGACAAGCGGGTCTCCCGCCTGGTGATGGGCTGCGACAACCAGATGAACCTGGCCCACGCCTCCGCGATGTTCGATGCCTACGTCGAGATCGGCGGAACCACCTTCGACACCGCCTACGTCTACGGCGGCGGCCACATCGAGAAGCTCTTCGGCCAGTGGGTGCGCAACCGCGGCGCGCGCGAGGACGTCGTGGTCATCACCAAGGGGGCGCACACCCCGCACTGCGATCCGGCGTCGATCACCCGTCAGCTCGAGGAGTCCCTCGAGCGTCAGGGCACCGACTACGCGGATCTCTACATGATGCACCGCGACAACCCGGAGGTCCCGGTCGGCGAGTTCGTCGACGTCATGGACGAGCACCTGCGGGCCGGACGCATCCGCGCCTACGGCGGATCGAACTGGACCCCGGAGCGCGTGGACGAGGCCAATGCCTATGCGAAGGCCAACGGCCGCACCGGCTTCACCATCCTGTCCAACCACTTCGGCCTGGCCGAGGCGCTGGATGTGCCGTGGGCCGGCTGCGTCCACGCCGCCGATGCGCAGTCCAAGGCGTGGCTCGAGGAGCGCGGTATCGCCCTGCTGCCCTGGTCCTCGCAGGCGCGCGGCTTCTTCACCGGCCGTGCCCATCCCGAGGACCGCTCGGATGCGGAGCTCGTGCGCTGCTACTACAGCGACGACAACTTCGAGCGACTGGCCCGGGCGGAGGAGCTGGGACGTGAGCGCGGGGTCCCGGCCACCGCGATCGCCCTGGCCTTCGTGCTGCACCAGAAGTTCCCGACCTTCGCGCTGTTCGGCCCGCGCAGCATCGCGGAGATGCGCTCCTCGACCCTGGGCCTGGGAGTCGAGCTGACCGAGGGCGAGCTGGCCTGGCTCGACCTGAGGGCTCCGGCCCGGTGA
- a CDS encoding MraY family glycosyltransferase yields MRIYLFLLLLAAAVTFLVTPGVRLLARRAGAMTAVRDRDVHDAVTPRLGGLAMLAGVLCAMLVASNIPFLEGLFRDTRQPWAILAAGTLVCLLGAADDRWDLDWVTKLAGQVLAALLLAWQGVSLVTLPINGVTVLSGRTALILTVLVVVVSMNAVNFVDGLDGLAAGVMAIGGSAFFLYAYLLTRDASADDYSSLAALLTAVLIGVCLGFLPHNLTRARIFMGDSGSMLLGLLLAAGTIAVTGQVDPARLSGADFFGQFLPILLPIGVMIVPFLDFGLAVLRRIGSGKSPFHADQAHLHHRLLSLGHSKFTAVLIMYTWTVVISVGLLLPLVLPMRSVYIFWVSGLLFAVLLTFDPLRWRTGRHRKDSDVPSA; encoded by the coding sequence GTGAGGATCTATCTGTTCCTCCTGCTGCTCGCCGCGGCGGTCACCTTCCTGGTGACCCCTGGGGTGAGGCTGCTGGCCCGACGGGCCGGCGCGATGACAGCGGTGAGGGATCGCGATGTGCACGACGCGGTGACCCCGCGCCTGGGTGGCCTCGCCATGCTCGCGGGCGTCCTCTGCGCGATGCTGGTCGCCAGCAACATCCCCTTCCTCGAGGGACTGTTCCGGGATACCCGCCAGCCCTGGGCGATCCTCGCCGCCGGCACCCTGGTGTGCCTGCTCGGCGCCGCCGACGACCGCTGGGACCTCGACTGGGTCACCAAGCTGGCCGGTCAGGTGCTGGCGGCGCTGCTGCTCGCCTGGCAGGGCGTCAGCCTGGTGACCCTCCCGATCAACGGCGTGACCGTGCTGTCCGGACGCACCGCGCTGATCCTCACCGTGCTGGTCGTGGTGGTGAGCATGAACGCGGTGAACTTCGTGGACGGCCTCGACGGGCTCGCGGCCGGCGTGATGGCGATCGGCGGATCCGCGTTCTTCCTCTACGCCTACCTGCTCACCCGCGACGCCTCGGCGGATGACTACTCCTCCCTCGCCGCGCTGCTGACCGCAGTGCTCATCGGCGTCTGTCTGGGCTTCCTGCCGCACAACCTCACCCGGGCACGCATCTTCATGGGCGACTCCGGCTCGATGCTGCTGGGACTGCTGCTGGCGGCCGGCACCATCGCCGTGACCGGGCAGGTCGATCCGGCGCGGCTGTCGGGAGCGGATTTCTTCGGACAGTTCCTGCCGATCCTGCTGCCCATCGGCGTGATGATCGTGCCGTTCCTGGACTTCGGCCTCGCCGTGCTGCGCCGGATCGGCTCGGGGAAGTCCCCGTTCCATGCCGACCAGGCCCATCTCCACCACCGACTGCTCAGCCTCGGCCACAGCAAGTTCACCGCCGTGCTGATCATGTACACCTGGACCGTCGTCATCTCCGTAGGGCTGCTGCTCCCGCTCGTGCTGCCGATGCGTTCGGTCTATATCTTCTGGGTGAGCGGACTGCTGTTCGCCGTCCTGCTCACCTTCGACCCCCTCAGATGGCGCACCGGCCGTCACCGGAAGGATTCCGATGTCCCCTCAGCCTGA
- the rpmE gene encoding 50S ribosomal protein L31 → MKAEIHPAYVETQVTCTCGNSFTTRSTKTDGAISTEVCSACHPFYTGKQKILDTGGRVARFQARYGKKDA, encoded by the coding sequence ATGAAGGCTGAGATCCACCCCGCATACGTCGAGACCCAGGTGACCTGCACCTGCGGCAACTCGTTCACCACCCGCAGCACCAAGACCGACGGCGCGATCAGCACCGAGGTCTGCTCCGCGTGCCACCCGTTCTACACGGGCAAGCAGAAGATCCTGGACACCGGCGGCCGCGTCGCCCGCTTCCAGGCCCGTTACGGCAAGAAGGACGCCTGA
- the prfA gene encoding peptide chain release factor 1 produces MSEHHAGDRLAPLRHEHARLQESMADPALHEDAARARRVGRRYAELEGILEAAAQLDATTADLETARELAELGEGDEELAVETEQLEARLTEQREHLEDLLAPRDPDDARDVILEIKAGAGGEESALFAAEMLRMYRAFAESQGWRVEVLTSAESDLGGLKDVTVAIAARGAGGPGAGVYAHLKHEAGVHRVQRVPVTESQGRIHTSAVGVLVLPEADEADESDVLAEAMAPANLRIDVFRSSGPGGQSVNTTDSAVRITHLPTGVVVSCQDQKSQLQNREQALRILRTRLLDARRAEQEAQSSATRRSQVRTVDRSERIRTYNFPESRVADHRTGFKAGNLAQVLAGDLGDLIASSRDAERAARLAEAQAGTDQERS; encoded by the coding sequence ATGAGCGAGCACCACGCGGGCGATCGTCTCGCGCCGCTGCGCCACGAGCATGCTCGCCTGCAGGAGTCGATGGCGGACCCGGCCCTGCACGAGGATGCCGCCCGCGCCCGTCGCGTGGGTCGCCGCTACGCGGAGCTGGAGGGGATCCTCGAGGCCGCGGCGCAGCTGGACGCCACCACGGCGGACCTCGAGACCGCCCGGGAGCTCGCGGAGCTGGGGGAGGGGGACGAGGAGCTGGCCGTCGAGACGGAGCAGCTGGAGGCCCGCCTCACCGAGCAGCGTGAGCATCTCGAGGACCTGCTCGCCCCCCGCGACCCCGACGACGCCCGGGACGTGATCCTCGAGATCAAGGCCGGTGCCGGTGGGGAGGAGTCCGCGCTCTTCGCGGCGGAGATGCTGCGCATGTACCGTGCCTTCGCCGAGTCCCAGGGCTGGCGGGTGGAGGTCCTCACCTCTGCCGAGTCCGATCTCGGCGGCCTCAAGGACGTCACCGTCGCGATCGCCGCACGAGGTGCCGGTGGCCCGGGCGCGGGCGTCTATGCCCATCTCAAGCACGAAGCCGGGGTGCATCGGGTCCAGCGCGTCCCGGTCACGGAGTCCCAGGGAAGGATCCACACCTCCGCGGTCGGTGTGCTGGTGCTGCCCGAGGCCGATGAGGCGGACGAATCGGACGTGCTCGCCGAGGCGATGGCCCCGGCGAACCTGCGCATCGACGTCTTCCGCTCCAGCGGTCCGGGCGGACAGAGCGTGAACACCACCGACTCCGCCGTCCGGATCACGCACCTGCCCACCGGGGTGGTGGTCTCCTGCCAGGACCAGAAGAGCCAGCTGCAGAACCGGGAGCAGGCGCTGCGGATCCTGCGCACCCGCCTGCTGGACGCCCGCCGTGCGGAGCAGGAGGCGCAGTCCTCCGCCACCCGGCGCTCGCAGGTGCGGACCGTGGACCGCAGCGAGCGCATCCGCACCTACAACTTCCCCGAGTCCCGGGTCGCCGACCATCGCACCGGCTTCAAGGCGGGCAACCTCGCCCAGGTCCTGGCCGGCGACCTCGGCGACCTCATCGCCTCCTCCCGCGACGCCGAGCGCGCAGCGCGTCTGGCCGAGGCCCAGGCCGGGACCGACCAGGAGCGCTCCTGA
- the prmC gene encoding peptide chain release factor N(5)-glutamine methyltransferase has product MSGGEARSRLRSALADTTRQLGEAGVPSPSVDARALIAHAAGTERPLVMVEELPEGFAQQLAHLTARRAQREPLQLILGRAPFRHLLLDVRPGVFIPRPETELAVDLMHQHLDGPPHEVVDLCAGSGALGAAVLDELPRSRVLSVEIDAAAAELTAHNLERAGTGRGRVLQADLLGEIPQLAAVAPVDAVLSNPPYIPPDALPRDAEVLEHDPHRALFGGGDDGLEVPRAVITWARRLLRPGGVLIMEHADVQGKAALAAATDCGGFDLLRTVPDLTGRDRFLVARRAPGEPTSGSERLSR; this is encoded by the coding sequence ATGTCCGGTGGGGAGGCCCGCAGCCGCCTGCGCTCCGCCCTGGCGGACACGACGCGGCAGCTCGGCGAGGCCGGGGTCCCCTCGCCCAGCGTCGACGCCCGGGCGCTGATCGCCCATGCCGCGGGGACCGAGAGGCCGCTGGTCATGGTCGAGGAGCTGCCGGAGGGATTCGCGCAGCAGCTCGCGCACCTCACCGCCCGTCGCGCACAGCGCGAGCCGCTGCAGCTGATCCTGGGGCGCGCCCCGTTCCGGCACCTGCTGCTCGATGTGCGGCCCGGCGTCTTCATCCCGCGGCCCGAGACCGAGCTCGCGGTGGACCTGATGCACCAGCACCTGGACGGGCCGCCGCACGAGGTGGTCGACCTCTGCGCAGGCTCCGGCGCGCTGGGTGCGGCCGTCCTCGACGAGCTGCCGCGCTCGCGCGTGCTGTCCGTGGAGATCGACGCCGCCGCCGCGGAGCTGACCGCCCACAACCTCGAACGGGCGGGCACCGGACGCGGCCGCGTCCTGCAGGCCGACCTGCTGGGGGAGATCCCCCAGCTGGCGGCGGTCGCGCCGGTGGATGCCGTGCTGTCCAACCCTCCCTACATCCCGCCCGACGCCCTGCCGCGCGATGCCGAGGTGCTCGAGCACGATCCGCACCGCGCCCTGTTCGGCGGCGGGGACGACGGACTCGAGGTGCCCCGTGCCGTCATCACCTGGGCGCGACGGCTGCTGCGGCCCGGTGGGGTGCTGATCATGGAGCACGCGGACGTGCAGGGGAAGGCGGCCCTCGCCGCCGCCACGGACTGCGGCGGCTTCGACCTGCTCAGAACTGTCCCCGACCTGACCGGTCGGGACCGATTCCTGGTGGCGCGTCGCGCCCCCGGGGAACCGACCAGCGGAAGTGAGAGACTGTCCCGGTGA
- a CDS encoding LacI family DNA-binding transcriptional regulator — MSAEARRATIVDVAERAGVSRQTVSRAMNDQSGISIDTRERVLAAARELNYRPSRFGRGLVEQGPITLGLVVEDLSNAYFAELGAAVVRACAPYGWNVVLSEALHAPHPDQVAGDLARRVDALVGYGVLTADIRGKGGMPVVQLDGRPSQLAEGGVIELVREPAMAALAQHLLEAGARRPVVLDLVGGLGRSRSLALASALRPLVGGGVVPVREVDARERHREALEEILADGTDTIVAFNDELAVRLLRTLRSLGKDVPGQVRLVGVDGLEIASLVTPELTTLSLDIETVARETVSLVAGMLDGSVPLSGEAAHRAVPYQLEVRASS, encoded by the coding sequence GTGAGCGCCGAGGCGCGCAGGGCCACGATCGTCGACGTCGCCGAGCGGGCCGGGGTCTCCCGGCAGACGGTCTCCCGGGCGATGAACGACCAGTCCGGCATCAGCATCGACACCCGCGAACGTGTCCTCGCGGCGGCGCGGGAGCTGAACTACCGCCCCTCCCGCTTCGGCCGCGGTCTCGTGGAGCAGGGGCCGATCACCCTCGGCCTGGTCGTGGAGGATCTCTCCAACGCCTACTTCGCCGAGCTCGGTGCCGCGGTGGTCCGCGCCTGCGCACCGTACGGCTGGAACGTGGTGCTCTCCGAGGCGCTGCACGCCCCGCACCCCGACCAGGTGGCGGGCGACCTGGCGCGCCGGGTCGACGCGCTCGTCGGCTACGGCGTGCTGACCGCCGACATCCGCGGCAAGGGCGGGATGCCGGTGGTGCAGCTGGACGGCCGCCCGTCGCAGCTCGCCGAGGGCGGCGTCATCGAGCTGGTCCGCGAGCCCGCCATGGCGGCGCTGGCCCAGCACCTGCTCGAGGCCGGGGCGCGGCGGCCCGTGGTCCTCGACCTCGTCGGCGGTCTCGGCCGCTCCCGCAGCCTCGCGCTCGCGTCGGCGCTGCGTCCGCTGGTCGGCGGCGGTGTGGTCCCGGTGCGGGAGGTGGACGCGCGTGAGCGGCACCGGGAAGCCCTCGAGGAGATCCTGGCCGACGGCACGGACACGATCGTCGCCTTCAACGACGAGCTCGCCGTCCGCCTGCTGCGGACCCTGCGCAGCCTCGGGAAGGACGTGCCGGGCCAGGTGCGTCTGGTGGGTGTCGACGGTCTTGAGATCGCCTCGCTGGTCACCCCCGAGCTCACCACTCTGAGCCTCGACATCGAGACGGTGGCCCGCGAGACGGTCTCGCTGGTGGCCGGGATGCTCGACGGCTCCGTCCCGCTCAGCGGGGAGGCGGCGCATCGGGCGGTGCCCTACCAGCTCGAGGTGCGCGCCTCGAGCTGA
- a CDS encoding L-threonylcarbamoyladenylate synthase — protein sequence MTVHDTQNPESREDALAAAVDAVRGGDLIVLPTDTVYGIGADAFTPDAVQALLEAKGRGRDTPPPVLIGDHAVLLALAADVPDYVEDLTDELWPGALTLILTAQRSLTWDLGETHGTVALRMPDDEIALELLRRTGPLAVSSANRHGRPAALSVLDAATQLGDAVEIYLDDGPARIGESSTILDTTVTPAEIVREGAISKERIIEVVGDIFAAPEPESEPESAPESSEEGSPGEDTSEASSDGAQSGAETAVEAEPSAEPGAADPRSAEPAPPAASTSVLDLPAEPGPAPDAAAAGVQEPASETPLEGVGEQTPTTASEPAADEGGSQSTPG from the coding sequence GTGACCGTGCACGACACCCAGAACCCAGAGTCCCGCGAGGACGCCCTCGCCGCCGCCGTCGACGCCGTGCGCGGCGGAGACCTGATCGTCCTGCCGACGGACACCGTCTACGGCATCGGGGCGGATGCGTTCACCCCGGACGCCGTCCAGGCCCTGCTCGAGGCGAAGGGCCGCGGCCGTGACACCCCGCCGCCGGTGCTGATCGGCGACCATGCCGTGCTGCTGGCCCTGGCCGCGGACGTCCCCGACTACGTCGAGGACCTCACCGACGAGCTGTGGCCGGGCGCCCTCACCCTGATCCTCACGGCTCAGCGGTCACTGACCTGGGACCTGGGGGAGACCCACGGCACCGTGGCGCTGCGGATGCCGGATGACGAGATCGCCCTCGAGCTGCTGCGCCGCACCGGTCCGCTCGCCGTCTCCAGTGCGAACCGTCACGGCAGGCCCGCCGCGCTCAGCGTGCTGGATGCCGCCACGCAGCTCGGCGATGCCGTCGAGATCTATCTCGACGACGGACCGGCCCGCATCGGCGAGAGCTCCACCATCCTGGACACCACCGTGACCCCGGCGGAGATCGTGCGCGAAGGCGCCATCTCCAAGGAGCGGATCATCGAGGTGGTCGGCGACATCTTCGCCGCGCCCGAGCCCGAGTCCGAGCCCGAATCCGCGCCCGAGAGCTCCGAGGAGGGGTCCCCGGGCGAGGACACCTCTGAGGCGAGCTCGGACGGTGCGCAGAGCGGCGCCGAGACGGCGGTCGAGGCTGAGCCGTCCGCCGAGCCCGGGGCGGCCGATCCCCGCAGCGCCGAGCCCGCACCCCCGGCGGCGAGCACGTCGGTGCTGGATCTTCCCGCCGAGCCCGGGCCGGCCCCTGACGCCGCAGCTGCCGGCGTGCAGGAACCGGCCTCCGAGACCCCCCTCGAGGGCGTCGGCGAGCAGACGCCGACCACCGCATCCGAGCCCGCTGCGGATGAGGGCGGATCGCAGAGCACGCCCGGGTGA